ATTCACATGATTACTTCTTTATGATTTTTGTTACTAAGTTAACATATTTTATAATATGCTATTTTTTTCATGATTAGCATTAACGTTTTCAGTAATTAAGTGTGAATAATTATCAAAGATGTTCAATAATACCAAGTGTTTTGTTGATAATCATGAAATATATACTTATGAATTCgtaaaaatatatattgataataaaataaattttattatttttaatattttacctTCTCTTAAATCTTGAAATGTTACATAAATTACTTGGTAGCATCCATAGTTACAAATTGATCGATCGGATCGAAAAAAAACTCTTAGTTTAGTTCATTAATCAAACTGTCTAAGTCTTAACGAAGAttaaaatatgctcatttttatttattataaaagatatttaatctaggaaataaatataagaatgaaagaaaagaaaactctacatatttattattataggaGATGCTTCATctcctataaaaaaaaaattatatgcattAAATGTGTGGCCCAACCAATGGATCCACGAGTTCAACTTAAAGATCCAAAACTCAATTGACTATATTGTATTATTCCATTTACTAGTGGAGAAGGACTTGAGAGGCCTTATGCAATCCTATCTTCGTTTTGCGTCATCCATCTTCTCCGCCATTGGAGGCAGCTTTACCTTCTCCTGCCCATAGATCTAACACTATGGCCTTATGATTTCGTTGTTTTGGCCTTATGATTTCAAGCCCATAGATCTAACACTATTCcgtaaatattaaattaatcatcaactatatatttttattaattatttaatatttaattataataaaaattacatttttataaatataaatataaaaagtatttatatttataaatataaatagataGGCTAAGCGAAGGACTTTAATTGGATCGTTGACTCACGCAGGCTTTAGTTTGACATTCAAATCAAATTGGATGGAATCTCGATTGAGTCAATTATAAATCATTTTATTCAAATCAGATCAGATGAAACCTCGATTGAGTCAATTATAAATcatttgattcaaatcagatTGGATGGAACCTCGATTGAGTCAATTATATGTCATTTGGTTTAAATCAGGTTGGACGAAATCTTGATTGAGTCAATTATAAATcatttgattcaaatcagatGGGATGGAACCTCGATTGAGTCGATTATTAGTCATTTGGTTCGTTCGAAACCAGAGGGAACGGTTTCGAACCCCCGTCCACCCGAGCCCTGATCGCAGCGGGTCTTCCCCTCGGCGCTGCGGCATTTTCCTCGCGAACAGCGGCTATAGGCGAACGGCGGCGGGGTCTCCCTCCGGAGATCATTTCCTCGGTACCGTTCTCTCTTTCTCCTTCGCCGTCGCACgctcccttctcttcctcctcttcctggaCCACAGCACCTCCCTCCTCTATCGCGGCCCCCCGATTTCCCCTCTCCTCCGTCCTCGCTCCTCCCTACTGTTTTTGTGACGGCTAGAATTTTGAAttgttaattttaatattaattttaaacgGTTAATTTTACTATAATATTGAATAGTGTTAATTTTGATGTTAATCTCTTTTCGTTGTCGCACAAACTGCGAGTTATCTGTCTGCTCTTTCGACTCGGTTTTCCTTCTATGGATTCTCCGTGCTTAGTTCTTCTCTTTCtagttgttttttctttcttgctTGATGTTAATTCTTTGTATTGCGACTCGTCCGGATGACGAACAGTTGCACGTCACCTGTTCGACCTAATGCTCGAGATAAGGGATGTCATTTTGCGCTTCTTATACTCAAATTGATGACATTGGTTTTTAACAAAGAACTCCATCTGACTTTTGGCTGCTTTTTCTCGTGGCGCTTCCATTTTGAAATGCATCTTGATTGACTTGACATTCTGTTGGCTTTTAGGACTACTACTGCTCGCTGCATTGGCATTCACTTATAATATTTTGTTTCTGTTGTAGCAGAATCTTCGACGTGAAACATAATCTGTGTTGGGGTGAGGGATTCGTGGTCGTCAGCAGAGGGATTCCATTAGTGCAATCATGGATGGTAGAAATCCTTCCATCTCATGTATTTTTCTAGTTCCTTTGTTATGCATAATAGGGAGGCAAAACTGTTATATTTAGGTTCACATCGATGAGGACTATCCACAAAAAAGAACAGTTCATGCGTTTTAGATTAGTTGTTTGCCTGAAGCTTAGACCGATTACACTTTCCTTTTGCTGGTTTGATTGGCAAGTTAAAATGGATTCATCTTAGTGCTTTTTTATTTTATACAATGTGTATGCTTATTATTCCATCATTGGCACGGAGCTCCAAATGAACAAATCACATCTTGTGACTGTTTTGTTCTCTTTAATAACTTGTTTCAACAAACAACtctcaaaaaaggaaaaaaaaaaaaaagagaaatcttGTTTCAAAAGAATTGGTCTTTTTCTTTAAAGTAAATGTACTTCTTGTTTACTGGGAAGGAAATTTAGCAATCTAATTCTTGTGTTGAACTGCATTGTTGAAGCAATCATTTACTGAGCATTTAATTAGAAGGTTGATTAATAAATATTGATATTATCATCTTTTCTTTAGTATCTGCAAAATTAAGATTTCACTGGGAAACCATAGAAAATGAAGTGAACCTCCAAATTagaacttgattttttttattcttggctttaaaatcaaaacaatttTAACCTTtggttcatctttttttttttatatatccaaGCTTTGTCTTCTCAAATTTTGTCATGCTTTTGTATAACAACATTAACAACAAAGCTATAAGTCTTAGCCATTTGGAGTCGACTATATGAATCTTTTGTTGTTATTGAAATCTGTGAATGGTCATAACTTTGTGTTAGTAACTAAATAGTGTGTtatgatattattttagtaaCTAATTCAAATTACAACATTCAGCTCTAGTTATTGAATCCATAATCTAGAATTAGGTGTAACTGTGTTTGTGTTTGTCACTTATTATTTTGCAAGCTAGTATTCATACAATAGTAAATTTGATCCCTTATCATGCTGTTGTCTTTAGACTAATGTACTTGTTGAAATTGTATGGATGTGTGTAACAGTTAGGTGGTTCTGCCTGGAAGAATATTTTTTATGGTTGTATTGCTTTAACGTTTTTTGTTTATCTTGCTTCAGTTGATTCACAGCCAAACATAGAAGAAACAATTCTAGTAGGTGATGACCTTATGCTGGGGCTCCCTTCACCTATCATTCCACCGGAGATTGCATCTCATGTTCTTGAAGGTGTTGATTTATGTGATGGAGTGCTAAGGAATCTTTTTTTATGTAAGTTATAGTGAATAATGTCATATAACCCTATAGTGGTGTGAGTGATAGTACCCATCTCGTCATCAAAAAAAGAAATTGATGTGATCCGAGTCATTGACCTTTATTTTGAACATAACCATGGAACTTACTTAGTAAATgctttaggcttgcaaatcaatgATATTGAACCATTTTGCCAAGATGAGATTGTTTTGTATCGAGAGTGTGCTGAGAAAAGGGTTAGTAACATTTATGTATTCTTTCATTGTGTTATATAGAATTCTATTTGGTCCTTTCAACTTGATATTTGACTTGTCTGTTGGATAAATTGCTAGCAGGATAAAGAGCTAAGACAGAGACTTTCAGATAGTGAACATAAATTGGGGCTGTCCATGCCCATTGAAGAAGCAAAGGAAAGAGCTGCTCAACTTCAATCAGAAGTTACATCTCTAGAAAGGTTCAATCTTTTGGTTTTTTTTATTGTCTTCTGATAAATGGTCTAGAGAATGGAAGAATGACAAGTCCGTCCATTGTATCTTTcccttttaaatattttttttatataatcacCATGTATCATTTCCTGGAACTTATATGTCATCACACCCAATTAAATGGCCAGAATTGCATCCTATCTATTTGCAAATGATTGTGGATTGACATTTTATTTACCCCTTTGTTTAATTTTAACATTGTGGTTCATCTGATAGAGGTGAAAGATAGAAAAACTgtgttatttattttcttaactgACCTTTTATATGTTCAACAAAAGTGCACATACTTGCTGATAACTATTTACATTTAGAAAAAAGCTACCCTAAGAACAGCTAACTTATCactaaatatttattaaaatgcAATGTATCTTAGAGTTGGAAGAAAAAAACCCAGTATATGTGATGCAAAGCAATCATTGTTTCTACATTATAGAATTCATCATTAGTGATTTTGACTGCAAAATCTTCTTTTCTTAGCTAATTATAAAGTTCCATCTATATTATGAACTCGTCTAGgcacatgattcttgcaagtGGAATTCAAGGCATGGAAGGATTTCGTCAGCGCTGGAGCTTGCATGGACGTCTTGAGGATACCAAGTACTTGTCTAATTTTGCCGTGTATTTTATGAATTATCTTTATTGTGATATGTTTCATATGATTTTACATCGCAACTGTGTGAAGTCCAGTTTTTCTTTTGTCATGTATAATAATGTCATGTCAGCACAACTTACATGTTGTTATTGGATATAAAATTGTAGAAATTTTGAAAACATCTAAGAACCAGGTTTTGCAGCTTAATATCATCATTTTATTGAGTCAAATATCTAATACTTCATGAGTTCCCAAGTTGTTGACTCAAGGAGAGATATGAATACAACTCTAGGAGATGGATGCAAAGAGTGTAGGAAACAACCTTGCAAACAATGCAACCTTGTGCTACTGTGTGTTTGGAGCTTTTGACTAATGTTAGACTAATATTTTCTATACATGAAAGTTTCTTGTATCAGAAATTAAGGTTTATCGGTCTTTTTCTAAGTACCAATTGAAGTTAATATTTGTTCATGTGCAGAAGAAGAATGGAAGCTTTAAACCAGGGAATAGAAAAGAGGAAACCTGACAAGATCCACGGAGAGCCAGTTAGAAAAAAATGGTTTTTTTGGTAGATTTTTTTGCTCTCTTGAGATTTCTGGTAAGTATATATCGAATTACAAGTTAGTCTGCTTTTTAACATTCAGGAAATTAATTTATGTTTTGCCTTGGAGCTGTTTCTGAGGCAAATATCTGTTCATGAGACCTCCATATCAGTTTAATTCATGGTCTTCTGCCTCATCTAAGAACAGTTCTTTTTTACATGCACCTTATTAAAAAAAATGCTTGCTAAAAATGCTTAGTATCCTTATAATAAAAATCACACAACATCAATCACCAATGATAAGAAGTATAAAATTCttgactattttttttatttcggaAGTAGGAATGGTTTATCTGAATTCCCCTTGGTTAAGCTGTTGCATGTTAATGCTTTAAATTTTGTTTATATTGTTTTGGATAAGTAATTTGCAAGTAGCTAAGCATGTCATGACTTGTAACTAGTTGCAAAGTAGTGTGAGATTCCATCATATGTCCTcttgagaaaaaagaaagaaaggaaacaagaaaattttaaagaatATTATGACAGTGTATTTCTCATTTGATACTTCAAGAACATTGCAGAACTTGCTTTTTAACATATTTGCTAATAGTTTTGTTTGTGTACCGACCATTTCCTGTGATGTTAACGAGAAAATCATAACTGGTGACAGGATCATGATTCAGATATCATCAAACCTTGTAGTGTTTGTCATCTTGTGGAACTTGCACAGCCCCATCTGGAACTTAGGAAACTGGATGTCAGTGCACTTAAAAATTCTTGCATTACAAAGCATATGTAACCTATACAAACTACTCATGGAAGAAACACATTAGTGTAAAAGTTGATCCCTCAGCATATTCTAGTATTAATCATGTATAAATGCCATTCTATCAGGAAAGAAGATTAGCAGTTGGCTGGAGCATTTGAACTTGCAAGCATTCATAGTTATGTCATGTTTAATCTTTGTAGTAGTGTATTTTGAGTTGGGGATGGTGATCAAATAAATTGGTCTGAGGATTTTGAACATCTTGTTGGTAGAAAAATGATGTTTGAAGAGGTTTGAAATTGAAGCTTTTCGGGTCTGTTATGATGTTTGTTGAGAGGATCCGTTGTTCAATGACCGACGACAATATGCTGTTAACTTTCAATTTGTATAGCAACAACTTTTTCCTCCCTTTTCTTTGGTTCCTTTTTCTTTATTAGGAATGCATTCTCCTTGCAAACCAAAATGTACAAATATTGGATGATGCttatttctactttttttttattgagaATTATACATCATAGCTTAATGTTTTGATTATTTTTTGTCTGTTAGATAAATATAAGAACTAAGAAGACTTCATTAGAAACAAGATTAAGACATGTAAATGCTCTTGATTTAATTAGAAACATTTCCCTGTACAGATTTATGTTTTTGATTTCAAAGGGTTCTACATCAGCATTCGATTATAATTTATTCTTGGCTACCATAATTCCTGTTCGTTACCTGAATACATTAGGTCAACTGGGTGAGTTTACATTGCATTGTAACATTAATATGGTGTGGCCGAAGAGGCCAACTGATTTCAGGCGTCCTTTTCTAGGAGTTGTCATAAATCAATCACTTAACAGATTATTAAGATTCAATTTTTCTAACTTGTTTTACTTTGGTTCAAAAATAAAATGCCAGATTCTCAAGAAGGTGTAGAAACAGGACTTCCTGATAGACTCTGAAGGCCCACTTCACCTTCCACCGAAGAACCGAGTCAACTCTAAGCAAATCTTCACTGCTGGAAAGGGTGCCTCCACCACCAACCCTAACCAAACATCATAACAATGGCTCCTAATTCCTACAAGTAATGCAATAGGTTGGTGGGCCAGTTTTATTTATGCCTCCTTAGCTTCCCATATCTGCATGTACATATGTCTTCACCAAATCAATTGGATTACAAACCCTGCAATGATGGAGTTCTTTTTTTCATAAGGAAAACAACTCCCTTGTCGTGGGAGAAGGCTCGTCCTGCAAGCATTGATGCAATTTTCCTGGTGATCTAGTGGGTGTAATAACTCCCACATAGATGCACTGCCAACTGTCTTTTGAGAGCTTGAATAAGGACCTGCATCCACTGTCTCCACAGAtacatgtatgtgtgtgtgtgtgcgcgcgtgtGCAGGTGGAGGCGACGCCGGTGAAGAGGCTGTGCAGGACCCACAACATCATCACAGTCAACGGCCAGTTAGTAACCCGGGACGACGCGGGCGACGCTCGTGGTCAACGGTTGGCGTCAACGGGGCTAAACTATTAGGTAGGATCAATATTACCCATTTTTCGACTGTCAAACAAATACAACAATACTcaagaagaaaagaataaaatGTTGTTTAGGTACCAATGTATAAACTAAGCTACTAATAGTGGTTAATAAAATGTAATCGACATCCAACTAAATAGCATATTGATCCTACCTAACATTTATTTGATGGCAGTCCCATGTTGCATTTCTATACTTGTATAACTAAAAAAAAGGCTAGGTTTTAATAAACCTTTGGACGAGCCAGCTTGGATATCAGGAT
Above is a genomic segment from Musa acuminata AAA Group cultivar baxijiao chromosome BXJ3-4, Cavendish_Baxijiao_AAA, whole genome shotgun sequence containing:
- the LOC135635869 gene encoding uncharacterized protein LOC135635869 isoform X2 gives rise to the protein MDVDSQPNIEETILVGDDLMLGLPSPIIPPEIASHVLEGLQINDIEPFCQDEIVLYRECAEKRDKELRQRLSDSEHKLGLSMPIEEAKERAAQLQSEVTSLERHMILASGIQGMEGFRQRWSLHGRLEDTKRRMEALNQGIEKRKPDKIHGEPVRKKWFFW
- the LOC135635869 gene encoding uncharacterized protein LOC135635869 isoform X1; translated protein: MDVDSQPNIEETILVGDDLMLGLPSPIIPPEIASHVLEGVDLCDGVLRNLFLCLQINDIEPFCQDEIVLYRECAEKRDKELRQRLSDSEHKLGLSMPIEEAKERAAQLQSEVTSLERHMILASGIQGMEGFRQRWSLHGRLEDTKRRMEALNQGIEKRKPDKIHGEPVRKKWFFW